One Bradyrhizobium zhanjiangense DNA segment encodes these proteins:
- a CDS encoding dihydrodipicolinate synthase family protein: MASGQNIPEIWAAIHTPFDASGAIDEAGVRRNVRHYIATGLAGVFCNGLIGEVWSLTLQERKRVIEVIADEAGGRLGISVVISGPSVEETIELGEHARRLGVSHAVLMVPTSGPRSPAQQFAYLHHLCVRLEMPIVIFNARTAAGSPLDPGVFTQLCSLPNLKLLKTTGNAAENAALRQAARNGVLVSDPLEENFFANMQAEGQPILYADPEPYLYQRGEFRPIAEYVALLAAGRTEEAERICASLAPQRIIFNKWIMDPLKRGHMPNAAVKHWCDLIGLAGGAVRSPVTPLSAAERRELEADLIACCAPGLLSAAERMSS, translated from the coding sequence ATGGCGAGCGGGCAGAACATCCCGGAAATTTGGGCGGCCATTCACACGCCCTTCGATGCCTCCGGCGCCATCGACGAGGCGGGAGTCCGCCGGAACGTCCGTCACTACATCGCGACTGGATTGGCAGGGGTGTTCTGCAATGGGCTGATCGGCGAAGTCTGGTCGCTCACGCTGCAGGAGAGAAAGCGTGTCATCGAGGTCATTGCGGACGAGGCGGGGGGGCGCCTTGGGATTTCCGTGGTGATCTCCGGTCCCTCGGTGGAGGAAACCATCGAGCTCGGCGAGCACGCGCGTCGGCTTGGCGTCAGCCACGCCGTGCTGATGGTCCCAACCTCGGGGCCGCGATCCCCCGCCCAGCAGTTCGCGTATCTGCACCACCTCTGTGTCCGGTTGGAGATGCCGATCGTCATCTTCAACGCGCGAACCGCCGCGGGCAGCCCATTGGACCCCGGCGTTTTCACGCAGCTCTGCTCGCTACCAAATCTCAAGCTCCTGAAGACGACGGGCAATGCAGCCGAGAACGCGGCGCTTCGCCAGGCTGCGCGAAATGGCGTCCTGGTGTCGGACCCGCTGGAAGAGAACTTCTTCGCCAACATGCAGGCCGAGGGTCAGCCGATCCTCTATGCCGACCCCGAGCCCTACCTCTATCAACGCGGCGAGTTTCGCCCGATCGCGGAATACGTGGCTCTGTTGGCGGCCGGACGGACGGAAGAAGCAGAACGCATCTGTGCTTCACTCGCGCCGCAACGGATCATCTTCAACAAGTGGATCATGGACCCGCTGAAGCGCGGTCACATGCCGAACGCAGCGGTCAAGCATTGGTGCGATCTGATCGGCCTTGCCGGCGGCGCCGTGCGCTCGCCGGTCACGCCGCTGTCC